From Aspergillus fumigatus Af293 chromosome 5, whole genome shotgun sequence, a single genomic window includes:
- a CDS encoding protein phosphatase 2A regulatory subunit RTS1 produces MIAASAPPPPRLGRLATTTALRYDKSLANITIQHEQLSRAKEANKSSKKKDSQNQAALASHQAQQSASPNHGTPTSSTTSVNDIRGKSPDNATQAGVYPAGQHYIPHGAGVAGQPVNNGPGTPTKQGQPIAPSVIISPSAPPHVPPPGAAETMPGDLAPPRKSHVFDRLQTTPKDMSEGIRTPKRQHSSRFDISDQRQRELEKLPGFHEVPPNRRQELFMQKIDQCNIIFDFNDPTADMKSKEIKRLALHELLDYVANNRSVITEPMYPRVVEMFAKNLFRPIPPPVTPQGEAFDPEEDEPVLEVAWPHIQVVYEFFLRFIESQDFNTNIAKAYIDHHFVLQLLELFDSEDPRERDFLKTTLHRIYGKFLNLRSYIRRSINNVFFQFTYETERFNGIAELLEILGSIINGFALPLKEEHKLFLTRVLLPLHKVKSLSMYHPQLAYCIVQFLEKDSTLTKEVVMGLLRYWPKTNSTKEVMYLNEVEDIFEVMDPAEFAKVQVPLFQQLAKSVASPHFQVAERALYFWNNEYFCNLVSDNVETILPIMFAPLYENSKGHWNRTIHSMVYNAMKMFMEINPQLFDECSHEYNERQNSAEQREKSRQERWEKVLERAKQRKNGLLPPPAPPAEVPAQVDEVDALAQDNQKRLNALKLEDSASNKERKEGATATRRRRGSLDGSYTRRRRSGSGSEIRPRVDRRRSAGSNAVSFLSRSNSLK; encoded by the exons ATGATCGCCGCCTccgcccccccccccccccgccTTGGACGCCTGGCGACCACCACAGCACTGCGGTACGACAAGTCCCTGGCTAATATAACTATTCAGCATGAGCAGTTGTCGAGGGCAAAAGAAGCGAATAagtcctcgaagaagaaagactCCCAGAACCAGGCCGCCCTCGCCTCTCACCAGGCCCAGCAATCTGCCTCCCCGAACCACGGCACGCCGACTTCATCTACGACCTCCGTAAATGATATAAGGGGAAAGTCGCCGGATAATGCCACGCAAGCGGGGGTGTACCCCGCTGGCCAGCATTATATCCCACACGGTGCAGGCGTCGCTGGACAACCTGTGAACAATGGACCGGGGACTCCGACCAAGCAAGGGCAGCCGATTGCACCTAGCGTTATCATCAGCCCAAGCGCACCACCG CATGTCCCCCCCCCTGGTGCCGCAGAGACGATGCCTGGCGACTTGGCTCCTCCGAGAAAATCCCATGTCTTTGATCGCCTCCAGACTACACCCAAGGATATGTCGGAAGGGATTCGGACTCCAAAGCGTCAGCATTCGTCACGATTCGATATCTCCGATCAGCGCCAACGGGAGCTGGAGAAACTTCCCGGATTCCACGAAGTGCCACCGAATCGGCGCCAAGAGCTTTTCATGCAGAAGATTGACCAGTGCAATATCATTTTCGACTTCAATGATCCTACAGCCGACATGAAGtccaaggagatcaagagaCTGGCGCTCCACGAGCTCCTAGACTACGTGGCGAACAACCGTTCAGTAATCACCGAACCCATGTACCCTCGAGTGGTCGAGATGTTCGCCAAAAACCTCTTTCGACCCATCCCTCCCCCGGTTACCCCCCAAGGCGAGGCCTTTGATCCGGAAGAGGATGAGCCGGTCCTGGAAGTGGCCTGGCCACATATCCAGGTTGTATATGAGTTCTTCTTGAGATTTATCGAGAGTCAGGATTTCAACACCAACATCGCCAAGGCATATATCGATCATCATTTTGTCCTCCAG TTATTGGAGTTATTCGATTCGGAAGACCCTCGCGAACGGGACTTTCTCAAGACCACATTGCACCGGATCTACGGAAAGTTTCTGAATCTGCGGTCTTATATCCGTCGATCCATCAACAACGTTTTCTTCCAATTCACGTACGAGACTGAGCGCTTCAACGGAATAGCCGAGTTGTTAGAAATTCTGGGGTCTATCATCAACGGATTTGCCTTGCCTCTGAAGGAGGAGCATAAGCTCTTTCTGACCCGAGTGCTGCTCCCCTTGCACAAAGTCAAGAGTCTCAGCATGTATCACCCACAACTCGCGTATTGTATCGTCCAATTCCTTGAAAAGGATTCTACCTTGACTAAAGAG GTCGTCATGGGCTTGCTACGCTACTGGCCTAAGACGAACAGCACCAAGGAGGTCATGTATCTCAACGAAGTGGAAGATATCTTCGAAGTCATGGATCCAGCAGAATTTGCCAAGGTGCAAGTACCTCTTTTCCAACAACTGGCCAAGTCAGTTGCAAGTCCTCATTTCCAGGTCGCGGAACGCGCACTCTACTTCTGGAACAATGAATATTTCTGCAACTTAGTCAGTGACAATGTGGAGACGATCCTTCCCATCATGTTCGCGCCGCTTTACGAGAATTCCAAGGGTCATTGGAATCG AACAATCCATAGCATGGTGTACAACGCCATGAAGATGTTCATGGAAATCAACCCTCAACTGTTCGACGAATGTTCCCACGAATATAATGAGCGACAGAACAGCGCCGAGCAGCGTGAGAAATCTCGACAGGAGCGATGGGAGAAGGTCTTGGAGCGAGCCAAGCAAAGGAAAAACGGACTCttacctcctccagctccgccTGCAGAAGTGCCAGCGCAAGTTGATGAGGTCGATGCTCTTGCTCAGGATAACCAGAAGCGTCTCAACGCCCTGAAACTGGAGGACTCTGCGTCAAACAAGGAGCGGAAAGAGGGTGCAACAGCTACC AGACGGCGCCGAGGTTCTCTTGACGGTTCTTATACGCGAAGGCGACGAAGTGGTAGCGGCAGCGAGATTCGACCTCGTGTGGATCGACGACGGTCGGCTGGTTCGAACGCCGTATCGTTTTTGTCGCGGAGCAACTCTCTCAAGTGA